From the Musa acuminata AAA Group cultivar baxijiao unplaced genomic scaffold, Cavendish_Baxijiao_AAA HiC_scaffold_1119, whole genome shotgun sequence genome, the window ATTCACAAAGTTCAATAATGATGATTAATGAAATTATTATcaaatatgataataataataataataataatttaatccaCTTTTATCCTTTGGATTAAATGATAGTCCTATAATATAAAAAGCTATAACTTCATATTGTGATACCCATAGAGTTTTTCCAAGGGTTGTTCATGTTCTTCTTATTGCCAAGTGTTAATGGAATTGTATAGTGGCTACTGACAAATCATTATCATATATTTAAAATGGATTGCATCCCCTACTGTCCATATTTAAAGAGCTATAACTTCAGATTGTGATACCCACATAGTTAAATGGAAAAtgcataaaatatttatgattaataTCCATGAAATTGAATAACTGGGGCCTTGTGGGTTGTTCTTGTTCTTCTTGTTGCCAAGTGTTAATGGAATTGTATGTTGACTACTAACAAATCATTATCACATATTTAAAATGGATTGCATCCCCTACTGTCCAAATGTCTGTCCAAGCATATTCTAATCAAACATGTGTTGGAGGTGGATCCAATGTCTTGAATTTGAACTGTTGGAAACCTAGATTTAATAACCTAAACCTAGATGCAAACTTGAAGATAGACCTTACTTGACCATATCATCAATCTACTACTGCATTAGGCTGATCATATCAGACCAACCTGGGCCATAACTTGGTATTCCTGAAGGTTTTGTAGGCCATGTCCTCCTCTCCCTACCACAGAGACCATAAGGAATAGGTGCAAATGGAGAAGTTTGACACATCAGGCAACATCCCCTTCTTTACAATGCCTTGCTCAAAGAGTCTTTACCTCTGGGAATCAACCATGAATGTTGATCTCAGTATAGCTTTTGGGAAATGGTACCACTCATGTTGCTTCATTCCAGAGAAATTTTCACCAACTCTTGTAGCTGGTCTACTACTAATAGTAACTGGCCTGTGGTGCATGGAGATGAATATGAGCATGCGTTTTGCCATGGTGCCATGATAAATTCCTTGATCTCATAAAGCCACTTGAATGATACTTAAAAAAGACCTTCTAAATCATGCATGTTAGAATCATGTTTGTTGCAGCATGCAAGAGTGACTGCCATGGTAATCAGTGTCATTGTGTGAAATGATTCTTGCTAAACCTTTTGTTTATCAGAGAAGAAATTGCAGTAACCCTTTTCTTCGTTGTAGGAAAGCTATGGATTGACCTGTTCATCCAATGGTTAGGTTGTTCAAGATGGCATCCTTGCAGATGTGGAAGATGACACCAAGCTCCATATGGTAATTTGTTCCAGAAGGCAGCTCTCTCCACCATTTCAGAATTGCTTCGATGGTAAACATACTGTTTATGGTTCCCTCAAAACAAACATGTATGTTTTTGGGTTGCATCTTCCACTGGCATCCAGCCAGAGTCCAACCATGacatcaataaaattcaattagcatAAGAGTCACCAAGAGTGCTATATATAGCCATTGCCACCTTAACCAGTGAATCAAGAGCTGCATCATCAGAGTAGCTGAACTCTCTAGCTCTTGCTTCGCAGGATGGCTCCAGCACCTGTGAACCTGTGTCTTGTTCTTCTGCTACTTCTCTTCCTTAGCTCTGGTATGACAAAATTGTTTGTGATCTATCTCAAATGTATTTTACTGGATATCATTCTTCTGCATCCATTACAAGTTTAAGCTAGTCAGTCAGCTCACAGTTTTCTGAATGTTTTCTCTCAGGGGGAACTATCAACACAGTTGATGCCCAGGTGCGTATGAAACCTCTCTGCAACAATTGATTTTACTGTTCTCTCTCTCATAATTAATTGACCTAAAAGAAAACCTAAATGAGCTCGAGTTTCCGGTGACTTCTCCATGTTTATCCTAAGTTGACTGCCCTGATTCTTGTCATTCCAGAAAACATGGTGCGTGGCCAAACCTTCAACCAGTGATACAGCTCTGAAGGACAACATCGAGTACGCCTGTTCTCAGGTCGACTGCAGCGTGACTGAAAGGGGAAAGCCCTGCTTCTACCCTGACACACTGATCTCCCATGCTTCGGTGGCCATGAACCTCTACTATCAATCCCGGGGGAGGAACCACTGGAACTGCTACTTCAATAACTCTGCCGTCACCACGGTCACTGATCCAAGTCAGTATGAGCTTCAACTTTCTTGTTTCTACTTGGTACTACAATTTTTCTCAAGGAGATTATATTGTTTGATTGCAGGTTATGGAGCCTGCAAGTATGCTTAGTAGAAGAAACTTCCCCGACCTAAGGACTGCTGTGTGGTCAACCTACCAGTGATAGAATCATCACCTAGAACTGGGATTAAATAAGATTAGTTGTGAATGTAAAGAGAAGCTCTTGTTGCCGCTTGCAGCAGTTCCTCCCTCTGTTTTCTATCTTCAGGTGGCACGCAATAGTCACATATGTAGTTGATAGAAAGTTTATGATGAACGATATATGAAACGCCGCAATGTCTACGATTAATTGCTTGTGACATACAACAACTGAATTAACGGGAATTATGATGCTGTTAAATGCACAAAAAGGTGGAGTTGACAGGAGATCAGAAGAGTAAGTTGACTAAGAAGCAGCAGAAAGAAAAGGTCACGAGATCGGGACTTGTGGATGCTTAATTCATAGTCTGCGCACAGAGAGCTGAAGGATGAGTTGCTTGATCTCGTCGCTGGCTGCC encodes:
- the LOC135666691 gene encoding glucan endo-1,3-beta-D-glucosidase-like, yielding MAPAPVNLCLVLLLLLFLSSGGTINTVDAQKTWCVAKPSTSDTALKDNIEYACSQVDCSVTERGKPCFYPDTLISHASVAMNLYYQSRGRNHWNCYFNNSAVTTVTDPSYGACKYA